A window of the Lactuca sativa cultivar Salinas chromosome 5, Lsat_Salinas_v11, whole genome shotgun sequence genome harbors these coding sequences:
- the LOC111885335 gene encoding alpha,alpha-trehalose-phosphate synthase [UDP-forming] 1 isoform X2: MHADDYKNTSAILRTRLERLLKERELRKSSRSTQTDDFHGNDNSSNNNNNNNTIGNRKIFSTGTHPDEELRIHPPTNSQRLLVVANRLPVSATRKGDASWQLEMSVGGLVSALLGITEFETRWIGWAGVNVTNEIGKKSLTKALADKRCVPVFLDEDLVNLYYNGYCNNILWPLFHYLGLPQEDHLATTRSFQSQFDAYKKANQLFADVVSEHYIEGGVIWCHDYHLMFLPKYLKERNNKMKVGWFLHTPFPSSEIQRTLPSRSELLRAVLVADLVGFHTYDYARHFVSACTRILGLEGTPDGVEDQGKLTRVAAFPIGIDPGRFIRAIQLPQIKEHIKELEERFVGRKVTLGVDRLDMIKGIPQKILAFEKFLEENPDWHDKVVLLQIAVPTRTDVPEYQKLTCQVHEIVGRINGRFGSLTTVPIHHLDRSLDFHGLCALYAITDVALITSLRDGMNLVSYEFVACQASKKGVLILSEFAGAAQSLGAGAILVNPWNITEVASSIGYALNMPAEEREKRHHHNFVHVTSHTSQEWAETFVSELNDTIVEAQLRIRQIPPLLETNEAVDRYLDSNNRLLILGFNSTLTEPMDTGRQFDQFKEMEPRLHPEAKEALKRLCDDPKTTVVILSGSHHSVLDKNFGELNIWLAAEHGVFLRTPNKKWTRNMPQVHMDWVDSVKHVFEYFTERTPRSQFELRETSLVWNYKYADIEFGRLQAKDMLQHLCTGPISNASVEVVQGGRSVEVRTTGVTKGAGIKRILGQVIHYKDTREPIDYVLCVGHFLPKDEDLYTFFEPEPPTPVRSSLSTPVNGSSSDRNGSTGHKKSHPFPPSNSKHISNGDKKDATPSILDLNSNNYFSCSVKRKRSSARYLLSSSADVVSLLKQMADVL, from the exons ATGCATGCAGATGATTACAAAAACACATCAGCTATACTTAGAACAAGACTCGAAAGACTGTTGAAGGAAAGAGAGTTAAGAAAATCTTCCAGGAGTACTCAAACTGATGATTTTCATGGAAATGATAatagtagtaataataataacaataataatacgatTGGGAATCGTAAAATATTTTCAACAGGGACCCATCCTGATGAAGAATTACGAATTCACCCTCCAACAAACAGTCAACGTTTATTAGTAGTAGCAAATCGTCTACCTGTTTCTGCCACTAGAAAGGGTGATGCATCATGGCAACTTGAAATGAGTGTTGGGGGTTTAGTCAGTGCACTTTTAg GTATAACTGAATTTGAAACAAGATGGATCGGATGGGCTGGagtaaatgtaactaatgaaatcGGGAAGAAATCACTCACCAAAGCTTTAGCTGACAAG AGGTGTGTCCCGGTTTTTCTTGACGAAGATCTTGTTAATCTGTATTACAACGGATATTGTAATAATATCTTATGGCCTCTCTTCCATTACCTTGGTCTCCCACAAGAGGATCATCTTGCTACTACTCGTAGTTTTCAATCTCAATTTGATGCTTACAAGAAAGCTAATCAGTTGTTTGCTGATGTGGTGAGTGAGCATTATATAGAAGGGGGTGTCATTTGGTGTCATGATTACCATTTGATGTTTCTACCTAAATATTTGAAAGAACGTAATAATAAGATGAAAGTTGGTTGGTTTCTACACACACCGTTTCCTTCCTCCGAGATTCAGAGAACACTCCCTTCCCGATCTGAGCTGCTACGAGCCGTTCTTGTAGCCGATCTTGTTGG CTTCCACACTTATGATTATGCAAGGCACTTTGTGAGTGCATGTACTCGAATTCTTGGCCTTGAGGGTACTCCTGATGGAGTGGAGGATCAAGGGAAACTTACTCGTGTTGCTGCG TTTCCTATTGGGATAGATCCTGGTAGGTTTATACGAGCAATTCAACTTCCTCAAATCAAAGAACATATAAAAGAATTGGAGGAGAGATTTGTTGGTCGAAAG GTAACGTTAGGAGTCGATCGCCTTGACATGATTAAGGGAATTCCACAAAAGATTTTGGCATTTGAAAAATTCTTGGAAGAAAATCCGGATTGGCATGACAAAGTGGTGTTGCTTCAGATTGCAGTGCCAACAAGAACAGATGTTCCCGAGT ATCAAAAGCTCACATGTCAAGTTCATGAAATTGTTGGAAGAATTAATGGAAGATTTGGGAGCCTTACAACTGTCCCTATTCATCATTTG GATCGCTCTCTTGACTTTCATGGATTATGTGCATTATACGCCATTACGG ATGTGGCTCTTATTACATCATTAAGGGATGGAATGAATCTTGTGAGTTATGAATTTGTAGCTTGTCAAGCTTCAAAGAAAGGCGTTCTAATCTTAAGTGAG TTTGCAGGAGCAGCACAATCTCTAGGTGCAGGGGCAATTTTGGTAAATCCATGGAACATTACAGAAGTAGCTTCTTCAATTGGTTATGCTCTAAATATGCCTGCTGAGGAAAGGGAAAAAAGACACCACCATAACTTTGTCCATGTCACTAGTCATACATCCCAAGAATGGGCTGAAACATTTGTTAG TGAATTGAATGATACAATTGTGGAAGCTCAATTGAGGATTAGACAAATTCCACCTCTACTTGAAACAAATGAAGCAGTTGACCGATATTTGGATTCGAACAACCGTTTACTCATTTTG GGGTTTAATTCAACACTGACTGAACCTATGGATACGGGTAGACAATTCGATCAATTCAAAGAAATGGAACCCAGACTACACCCTGAAGCAAAAGAAGCTTTAAAGAGACTTTGTGATGATCCAAAGACTACAGTAGTCATCTTAAGTGGAAGCCATCATTCTGTCCTTGATAAG AACTTTGGAGAATTAAACATATGGTTAGCTGCTGAACATGGAGTATTTTTAAGAACACCCAATAAAAAATGGACAAGAAACATGCCTCAAGTACACATGGATTGGGTTGATAGTGTCAAG CACGTGTTTGAGTATTTCACCGAGAGAACTCCTCGATCTCAGTTTGAGCTTCGTGAGACATCATTGGTTTGGAATTATAAGTATGCAG ATATCGAGTTTGGAAGGCTTCAAGCTAAAGACATGTTGCAGCACCTTTGTACAGGACCCATATCAAATGCATCCGTAGAAGTTGTTCAGGGTGGCAGGTCCGTTGAGGTTCGCACCACTGGAGTCACCAAG GGTGCAGGAATTAAACGTATTTTAGGACAAGTGATACATTATAAAGACACAAGGGAACCAATCGACTATGTTCTATGTGTGGGACATTTCCTCcccaag GATGAAGATCTTTACACATTTTTTGAGCCAGAGCCACCTACTCCGGTGAGGTCAAGTTTATCGACCCCGGTCAACGGATCATCTTCGGATCGAAACGGGTCCACAGGACATAAAAAATCTCATCCGTTTCCACCTTCCAACAGCAAACATATTAGCAATGGGGACAAAAAAGATGCCACACCATCAATTCTTGATCTCAATAGTAATAATTACTTCTCTTGTTCAGTCAAAAGAAAGCGATCCAGTGCTAGGTATCTCTTAAGTTCATCAGCCGATGTTGTCTCGCTGTTAAAACAAATGGCAGATGTTTTATAG
- the LOC111885335 gene encoding alpha,alpha-trehalose-phosphate synthase [UDP-forming] 1 isoform X1 encodes MHADDYKNTSAILRTRLERLLKERELRKSSRSTQTDDFHGNDNSSNNNNNNNTIGNRKIFSTGTHPDEELRIHPPTNSQRLLVVANRLPVSATRKGDASWQLEMSVGGLVSALLGITEFETRWIGWAGVNVTNEIGKKSLTKALADKRCVPVFLDEDLVNLYYNGYCNNILWPLFHYLGLPQEDHLATTRSFQSQFDAYKKANQLFADVVSEHYIEGGVIWCHDYHLMFLPKYLKERNNKMKVGWFLHTPFPSSEIQRTLPSRSELLRAVLVADLVGFHTYDYARHFVSACTRILGLEGTPDGVEDQGKLTRVAAFPIGIDPGRFIRAIQLPQIKEHIKELEERFVGRKVTLGVDRLDMIKGIPQKILAFEKFLEENPDWHDKVVLLQIAVPTRTDVPEYQKLTCQVHEIVGRINGRFGSLTTVPIHHLDRSLDFHGLCALYAITDVALITSLRDGMNLVSYEFVACQASKKGVLILSEFAGAAQSLGAGAILVNPWNITEVASSIGYALNMPAEEREKRHHHNFVHVTSHTSQEWAETFVSELNDTIVEAQLRIRQIPPLLETNEAVDRYLDSNNRLLILGFNSTLTEPMDTGRQFDQFKEMEPRLHPEAKEALKRLCDDPKTTVVILSGSHHSVLDKNFGELNIWLAAEHGVFLRTPNKKWTRNMPQVHMDWVDSVKHVFEYFTERTPRSQFELRETSLVWNYKYADIEFGRLQAKDMLQHLCTGPISNASVEVVQGGRSVEVRTTGVTKGAGIKRILGQVIHYKDTREPIDYVLCVGHFLPKDEDLYTFFEPEPPTPVRSNATPSILDLNSNNYFSCSVKRKRSSARYLLSSSADVVSLLKQMADVL; translated from the exons ATGCATGCAGATGATTACAAAAACACATCAGCTATACTTAGAACAAGACTCGAAAGACTGTTGAAGGAAAGAGAGTTAAGAAAATCTTCCAGGAGTACTCAAACTGATGATTTTCATGGAAATGATAatagtagtaataataataacaataataatacgatTGGGAATCGTAAAATATTTTCAACAGGGACCCATCCTGATGAAGAATTACGAATTCACCCTCCAACAAACAGTCAACGTTTATTAGTAGTAGCAAATCGTCTACCTGTTTCTGCCACTAGAAAGGGTGATGCATCATGGCAACTTGAAATGAGTGTTGGGGGTTTAGTCAGTGCACTTTTAg GTATAACTGAATTTGAAACAAGATGGATCGGATGGGCTGGagtaaatgtaactaatgaaatcGGGAAGAAATCACTCACCAAAGCTTTAGCTGACAAG AGGTGTGTCCCGGTTTTTCTTGACGAAGATCTTGTTAATCTGTATTACAACGGATATTGTAATAATATCTTATGGCCTCTCTTCCATTACCTTGGTCTCCCACAAGAGGATCATCTTGCTACTACTCGTAGTTTTCAATCTCAATTTGATGCTTACAAGAAAGCTAATCAGTTGTTTGCTGATGTGGTGAGTGAGCATTATATAGAAGGGGGTGTCATTTGGTGTCATGATTACCATTTGATGTTTCTACCTAAATATTTGAAAGAACGTAATAATAAGATGAAAGTTGGTTGGTTTCTACACACACCGTTTCCTTCCTCCGAGATTCAGAGAACACTCCCTTCCCGATCTGAGCTGCTACGAGCCGTTCTTGTAGCCGATCTTGTTGG CTTCCACACTTATGATTATGCAAGGCACTTTGTGAGTGCATGTACTCGAATTCTTGGCCTTGAGGGTACTCCTGATGGAGTGGAGGATCAAGGGAAACTTACTCGTGTTGCTGCG TTTCCTATTGGGATAGATCCTGGTAGGTTTATACGAGCAATTCAACTTCCTCAAATCAAAGAACATATAAAAGAATTGGAGGAGAGATTTGTTGGTCGAAAG GTAACGTTAGGAGTCGATCGCCTTGACATGATTAAGGGAATTCCACAAAAGATTTTGGCATTTGAAAAATTCTTGGAAGAAAATCCGGATTGGCATGACAAAGTGGTGTTGCTTCAGATTGCAGTGCCAACAAGAACAGATGTTCCCGAGT ATCAAAAGCTCACATGTCAAGTTCATGAAATTGTTGGAAGAATTAATGGAAGATTTGGGAGCCTTACAACTGTCCCTATTCATCATTTG GATCGCTCTCTTGACTTTCATGGATTATGTGCATTATACGCCATTACGG ATGTGGCTCTTATTACATCATTAAGGGATGGAATGAATCTTGTGAGTTATGAATTTGTAGCTTGTCAAGCTTCAAAGAAAGGCGTTCTAATCTTAAGTGAG TTTGCAGGAGCAGCACAATCTCTAGGTGCAGGGGCAATTTTGGTAAATCCATGGAACATTACAGAAGTAGCTTCTTCAATTGGTTATGCTCTAAATATGCCTGCTGAGGAAAGGGAAAAAAGACACCACCATAACTTTGTCCATGTCACTAGTCATACATCCCAAGAATGGGCTGAAACATTTGTTAG TGAATTGAATGATACAATTGTGGAAGCTCAATTGAGGATTAGACAAATTCCACCTCTACTTGAAACAAATGAAGCAGTTGACCGATATTTGGATTCGAACAACCGTTTACTCATTTTG GGGTTTAATTCAACACTGACTGAACCTATGGATACGGGTAGACAATTCGATCAATTCAAAGAAATGGAACCCAGACTACACCCTGAAGCAAAAGAAGCTTTAAAGAGACTTTGTGATGATCCAAAGACTACAGTAGTCATCTTAAGTGGAAGCCATCATTCTGTCCTTGATAAG AACTTTGGAGAATTAAACATATGGTTAGCTGCTGAACATGGAGTATTTTTAAGAACACCCAATAAAAAATGGACAAGAAACATGCCTCAAGTACACATGGATTGGGTTGATAGTGTCAAG CACGTGTTTGAGTATTTCACCGAGAGAACTCCTCGATCTCAGTTTGAGCTTCGTGAGACATCATTGGTTTGGAATTATAAGTATGCAG ATATCGAGTTTGGAAGGCTTCAAGCTAAAGACATGTTGCAGCACCTTTGTACAGGACCCATATCAAATGCATCCGTAGAAGTTGTTCAGGGTGGCAGGTCCGTTGAGGTTCGCACCACTGGAGTCACCAAG GGTGCAGGAATTAAACGTATTTTAGGACAAGTGATACATTATAAAGACACAAGGGAACCAATCGACTATGTTCTATGTGTGGGACATTTCCTCcccaag GATGAAGATCTTTACACATTTTTTGAGCCAGAGCCACCTACTCCGGTGAGGTCAA ATGCCACACCATCAATTCTTGATCTCAATAGTAATAATTACTTCTCTTGTTCAGTCAAAAGAAAGCGATCCAGTGCTAGGTATCTCTTAAGTTCATCAGCCGATGTTGTCTCGCTGTTAAAACAAATGGCAGATGTTTTATAG